From Quercus robur chromosome 8, dhQueRobu3.1, whole genome shotgun sequence:
TttgctccccccccccccccccccccccccaactctCTCGGCGGGCtgcaaaaaaaaactacattactCTTCTTTAAGGTTTTATAAATCTAcaattttgtttcattaaattttcttgAGGTTTGTATAAATGTAATTGTCAAGTTCATGctctattaaattattattttataatggaatatttcattttcaaaaaagatTTTTACCTAAATTATGGACAAAAGTGACAACTCCTTCCTTTGATACTTGTGGATGAATGACACTGCCCCCTTAATTATGTATAaattaataggattttttttttgttgaaaaaagtaaCATCTCCCTCCTTTGATATTTGTGGATGAATGACACTCCCCCCTTAATTatgtataaattaataaaaataaaaaatttggtgaAATATAAGAATCTGTTAAGAATAGAATATTTATTTAGTGAAAACTAAActgtttatattaataaaaatttcacgATGGAAGTAACTTGGGaagtaatttgaaaaatcaaaagaaatatatatggtGCGTATTTTCATTCTTCAATTGCTCTCTATAAGGACTGCCACTTGAAATGACAGCTTCTCATGATATGAAAAGCCATAATAATCGTGTGACGATAGTGCAATATGCTAAActcttttatttacttatttttatccATCATACAGAATAGCTAGCAAATTTCAGAATCCAAAATAAGTGGTTAATGAATAAAACAAATCAATCAGCATAGGTACGGCTCTACACAGACTACACCATCACTGTTAACCTCTATGACTATTTTAAATGTAAATGAAATATTGTAATaaagtttctttctttattgaatgtttttttttttttttttggggggggggggcccTAAATTATTAAATGTCAATTCTTTATCCATAGAAATGCATTATCTCATTTCGGCTTTACCTAATTATCTGTACAATGCTTACACTAAGATACATTTTGATGATCATCATTCATCACCCAATAGCATCTCTAATATATTAACAtgtaatatttcattttcacatatatatatatatatatagagagagagagagagagagagagagatagaaataAGTGTATCCAGAGGTCTGTGAACACCTAACTATTCTCTCCCTCGTATGTGAATTCCCTCGGTTCAAAGACTCAAAGGACAATTCTGTAGATAGCTACAAAAATTGTCattatctaaggaagataccTATTTGTCGACAATCTAATTTTAAATCTCACTAACCTCAAACTTCTAAAagcaagaaaatcaaaaaagcaaaagcaatcGCAattttctcatgcttttctgGGCTAAAACTTCATATACCTATCCTaaactcctttcttttttatcctttatTTATTACTCTTTTATAGCTAGAAATTGCTCAGAATAAGAATAAAATTAGTTTCTATCATTCTTAACATGGGTTAATCAAACACTGCAGATAGCACTTTTACTCCCTCCCTGTTTAAACAGACCTTCATCCTTACTGTAATGTAATATTGCTATTAAATGAAACCatgtatataaaattgaaaacctATATGCAATTAGTTGTTatacattcattcattcattcattcattcttaATATTGGtacaaacacttgaaaatagtAGGATCCACAATATGGTATGTCCTGGTTTTTCCTTCTGATACGATGGAAGTAACAAAAGGTAATATATACTTCCCAATATTGTAACACCAATAAAGAAAACCCAAGCCACCTTCAAGGAGTTCATTCCAAAAATCCATAAGAATATCCTTCTTAGTCTTTCAAACTAAAATAGATTATCAGTGTTTTCACGTGCCCCAGAAAAGAGGCATGTTCATTTAAGCAAAACGCTACATGAAAGGAACAAACACATGGAAGAAGCCAATAGTAAAACTTCTCCAGATTTCACAGAATGCAATAAAAGCATACCCAGACAACTATCAGTTCATATGTTCTAAAAGGAAGAGGTAAAGAAGTAAAAGAAGAGAgcaagagtgagagagagagagatttcacTGAGAATCATGATCTAGGGAATCATAATGTTGCCCACTGCAAACCTTGTCATGCTTCTAACAAAACCTCAAGAATGGAAAccaatttcctttttaattgtTATGCTCTCTTTCAGAACCCAGGATTCCATTACCTGTATAAGATATAATAAAACATGTCAGACAGTGgtgaagtaaaaaaataatatcaaggGTCAAGCTTTtatattgatatgaaaattttagAGTTAATAACTTAACCATTCATGGTCTAGTAACAAGGTGATAAAAGTCTCAAACTAATTTAACCTATGTATATATgcaaaaatgataaattaatgTACTCTGAGATGAAGCGTATAACTCAGTAAGTAGCAATTGACCATCACCTTACGTGAAAATGTAAGCAATACCATTGTCATAAACATTTCATTtgcaaaatttaaacaatttaatgtctcacattttacaatatcaatattttgatttaaaaataaatgttaagaaTAGAGTTTGTGAAAGGTTTGTCAACACAGCGTTCGTGAAATTAACATTATTGTTAAATAGCCCTAGGTTCATAAATTGAAAGTCACATGACACATAATGATGTCATGAATTTACAATGATATTGTACAATcccaaatgacaaaaaattagtTATTAGTTTTAAGAAGAGAACACGCATAAGAAgtatatctataaaaaaaaatcaactttttttttgaacttataagaatcaagaaaataatCAACTTCAATTATAAAGGATTAATACAAATACAAAAGATTATGAAAACTTTAAGGGAGCCAATAATAACAaatccttttttaaaaaaaaaaaaaaaattaagtatagAACAATAATAAATCCTTTTAAATTTGAATGTATACATAATATGAGGGAGGGAGTGCAAAAAGTCAGAGGGGGCCAGGGAATGGCCCCGACCTCCACCACTGGTGTCAGATATTAATGACCACTAAGGGAACCTGAAAATTTCTTGGATCATGCCACtctaccaaattacaaaaaAGGTGGCACTATATGTTGAATTACCATCCACTTGATTCAAACTGAAACAGGAATCTGCTTGGAATATGTCAAAATCTTAAACATCTATGTAAAAAAACTGGCAAGTAGGAGATTAAATGCATATATAATCAGTGATATTCTACCATAAGAGGAAATAATAACATGAAACAAGTTTCAGTACTCACATGGGAGGAGGCTTTCTGTATAAGGAAGCACAACAGGAAGATTACTTTCAAAATCATCTTCAAAATCAAGTTCTGTCCAGGTGCCATCGTCCAAATTATAGATCAGATACTGGTCTGaagtgatgaaaaaaatttcagtctTCCGTGCAGCTACAAAATTAATAGAGTCTACACATGAGAAAGGAACATAATCACTACATTTCTTTTCCCAATTAGACTCATTCGAATCATGTAGAATCCATACATCTACAACTTGATCATCATCATATACAGCAACTAGTGATAAGAAACCTTCCAAATCAACCAAGAATGCATGTGCAGTGACTTCATCCGGAAGACTgataactttaaaattttcctcAATATCAACTGAAAGAATGGAGCCAGGGGTTATAATATCTCCTTCTTCAGGAAGAAACCAGTATATTTTTCCATTAACATATACATGATTTGAACCCAAGGGGCAGTACAGGATACCAATGGGACAGTACTGGACATCACCTATGCCTCTCCAGGATCCAGTAATGGATGAATATACCTCACACTTGATATCATCGGAATCATACTTGGGATGGAAAAACCGAAAAACTTTGTACTCCCAAGGTTTGGGGCCAAAAGCAACTCCAATAGATATTTTCTTCTCAGAAGGACTACCCTTGGGAAGTAAATAGACTTCACGAGTAGCGGGATTGCAGATACGGATATCAAAGTCTATCAAATATACTAATTCCCTGTTTGAGTCTGGAACGAATGGGTAGTTGATGAAACACA
This genomic window contains:
- the LOC126694731 gene encoding putative F-box protein At5g52610 codes for the protein MTNWSTRFFLRRKRLKRKFKMFETGSKPIRKRSDAWYEVESAEDILADILSRVPIKSLLAFKSVSKQWCRLIQSSTFIKLQLRWSLERPNYLIYPYMDGLVNLYKMKGKGEIIEKISLFGCEDIYSLSLLCSCNGLLCFINYPFVPDSNRELVYLIDFDIRICNPATREVYLLPKGSPSEKKISIGVAFGPKPWEYKVFRFFHPKYDSDDIKCEVYSSITGSWRGIGDVQYCPIGILYCPLGSNHVYVNGKIYWFLPEEGDIITPGSILSVDIEENFKVISLPDEVTAHAFLVDLEGFLSLVAVYDDDQVVDVWILHDSNESNWEKKCSDYVPFSCVDSINFVAARKTEIFFITSDQYLIYNLDDGTWTELDFEDDFESNLPVVLPYTESLLPCNGILGSEREHNN